A single genomic interval of Prosthecodimorpha staleyi harbors:
- a CDS encoding ABC transporter ATP-binding protein, giving the protein MAAPLLSIRNLAVAFATPRGDVAAVDGFSLDLDRGETVAVVGESGSGKSQAMLAVLGLLAANGRASGSVRLDGTEILNRPPGELTRIRGRRIGMVFQEPMTALDPLTRVGDLLAEVLRHHHGLDRAAARARALDLLRLVRLRDPERRLGSYPHELSGGQRQRVVIALALAGEPDVLVADEPTTALDVTIQAEILDLLADLQARLGMAMVFITHDLALVKRRAARVMVMERGRVVEAGPTATVFAAPEHPYTRALLAAEPRGRKAPVPDGAPVVLDAHEVSVDFRIGGGLFQPALVFRAVDRVSLAIRRGETIGLVGESGSGKSTLGRAVLNLLPGSGMVRFEDRRLDGLDRAAMRPLRRSLQMVFQDPFGSLSPRMTIGEIVAEGLRVHAPELAARDRDARAAAALEEVRIDPATRYRFPHEFSGGQRQRIAIARALILKPRLVVLDEPTSALDRSVQAAIVDILRDLQAAHALAYLFISHDLRVVRALSDEILVMKDGAVVERGPTDRIFAAPSHPYTERLIAAAMLDG; this is encoded by the coding sequence ATGGCCGCGCCGTTGCTCTCGATCCGCAATCTCGCCGTCGCCTTCGCGACGCCGCGCGGCGACGTGGCCGCCGTCGACGGCTTCTCGCTCGATCTCGATCGCGGCGAGACGGTCGCGGTGGTCGGCGAGAGCGGCTCGGGCAAGAGCCAGGCGATGCTGGCCGTGCTCGGCCTGCTCGCCGCCAACGGCCGGGCGAGCGGCAGCGTACGGCTCGACGGCACCGAGATCCTGAACCGCCCGCCCGGCGAGCTGACCCGCATCCGCGGCCGGCGCATCGGCATGGTGTTCCAGGAGCCGATGACGGCGCTCGATCCGCTGACCCGGGTCGGCGATCTCCTGGCCGAGGTGCTGCGCCACCATCACGGGCTCGACCGGGCGGCCGCCAGGGCCCGGGCGCTCGATCTGCTGCGCCTCGTCCGCCTGCGCGATCCGGAGCGCCGGCTCGGGTCCTATCCGCACGAATTGTCGGGCGGGCAGCGCCAGCGGGTGGTGATCGCCTTGGCGCTCGCCGGCGAACCCGACGTGCTTGTCGCCGACGAGCCGACCACCGCCCTGGACGTGACCATCCAGGCCGAGATCCTCGATCTCCTCGCCGACCTGCAGGCCCGGCTCGGCATGGCGATGGTTTTCATCACCCACGACCTTGCCCTGGTGAAGCGCCGCGCCGCGCGGGTCATGGTCATGGAGAGGGGCCGGGTGGTGGAGGCCGGGCCGACCGCCACCGTGTTCGCCGCGCCGGAGCATCCCTATACCCGTGCGCTGCTCGCCGCCGAGCCGCGCGGCCGCAAGGCGCCGGTACCGGACGGCGCGCCCGTGGTGCTCGACGCCCACGAGGTCTCGGTCGACTTCCGCATCGGCGGCGGCCTGTTCCAGCCCGCCCTGGTGTTCCGGGCGGTCGACCGGGTCTCGCTCGCGATCCGGCGCGGCGAGACGATCGGCCTCGTCGGCGAGAGCGGCTCGGGCAAGTCGACGCTCGGCCGGGCCGTGCTCAATCTGCTGCCCGGGTCCGGCATGGTTCGTTTCGAGGACCGCCGCCTGGACGGGCTCGACCGGGCGGCGATGCGGCCTCTGCGCCGGTCGCTGCAGATGGTGTTCCAGGACCCGTTCGGTTCGCTCAGCCCGCGGATGACGATCGGCGAGATCGTCGCCGAGGGGCTGCGCGTCCACGCGCCGGAACTCGCCGCGCGCGACCGCGACGCCCGCGCGGCGGCGGCGCTGGAGGAGGTGCGCATCGACCCGGCGACCCGCTACCGTTTCCCGCACGAATTCTCCGGCGGCCAGCGCCAGCGCATCGCCATCGCCCGCGCGCTGATCCTGAAGCCCCGCCTCGTCGTGCTCGACGAGCCGACGTCAGCGCTCGACCGGTCGGTCCAGGCGGCGATCGTCGACATCCTGCGCGACCTGCAGGCCGCCCACGCGCTCGCCTATCTGTTCATCAGCCACGATCTGCGCGTGGTGCGCGCGCTTTCCGACGAGATCCTGGTGATGAAGGACGGCGCCGTGGTCGAGCGCGGTCCGACCGACCGCATCTTCGCCGCGCCGAGCCACCCCTATACCGAACGGCTGATCGCCGCGGCGATGCTGGACGGCTGA
- a CDS encoding ABC transporter permease subunit: MAAPTPAQTPAPAPPPAPAASAAGSPAADALARFVRHRSAMAGLVVLVALALAAVLGPILLPNGYDRVFPDFVRAAPNLSAQPGPDRVDEIARRVASRARATIAATGLTGDSLRLILTASRPIDPRIAAAFDRSDAFEGTRIVETTDEGRRMVVETNVERHLFLFGTDGNGRDLLARTLVAARVSLVVGLLASLVALMIGVAWGATAGYLGGRIDALMMRIVDILYALPFIFFVIMLVVFFGRHFVLVFVAIGAIEWLDMARIVRGQTLSLKRQEFVQAAEALGVSTAGIVLRHIVPNTLGTVVVYLTLLVPKVILIESFLSFLGLGVQEPLTSLGMLVSEGAKAIQDTTWLLIAPSAVLVALLAALNFVGDGLRDALDPRDR, from the coding sequence ATGGCCGCGCCGACGCCAGCACAGACGCCCGCACCGGCGCCGCCCCCCGCACCGGCCGCCTCCGCAGCCGGCTCGCCGGCCGCCGACGCGCTGGCGCGCTTCGTCCGCCACCGCAGCGCGATGGCCGGCCTGGTCGTGCTGGTCGCGCTCGCGCTCGCCGCCGTGCTCGGCCCGATCCTGCTGCCGAACGGCTACGACCGGGTCTTTCCGGATTTCGTCCGCGCCGCGCCGAACCTCTCCGCGCAACCCGGCCCCGACCGGGTCGACGAGATCGCCCGCCGCGTCGCGTCGCGCGCCCGCGCCACGATCGCCGCCACCGGCCTGACCGGCGACAGCCTGCGCCTGATCCTGACCGCGAGCCGGCCGATCGATCCGCGCATCGCCGCCGCCTTCGACCGCTCGGATGCCTTCGAGGGCACCCGCATCGTCGAGACGACCGACGAGGGCCGTCGCATGGTCGTGGAGACGAATGTCGAGCGGCATCTGTTCCTGTTCGGCACCGACGGCAACGGCCGCGACCTTCTCGCCCGCACCCTGGTGGCGGCGCGGGTCTCGCTGGTGGTCGGCCTGCTCGCGAGCCTGGTCGCGCTGATGATCGGGGTGGCCTGGGGGGCGACGGCTGGTTATCTCGGCGGCCGGATCGATGCCCTGATGATGCGCATCGTCGACATCCTCTATGCGCTGCCCTTCATCTTCTTCGTGATCATGCTGGTGGTCTTCTTCGGGCGCCATTTCGTGCTGGTCTTCGTCGCCATCGGGGCGATCGAATGGCTCGATATGGCGCGCATCGTGCGCGGACAGACGCTGTCGCTGAAGCGTCAGGAATTCGTCCAGGCCGCGGAAGCGCTCGGCGTCTCCACCGCCGGCATCGTGCTACGCCACATCGTGCCGAACACGCTCGGCACCGTCGTCGTCTATCTGACGCTGCTAGTGCCCAAGGTGATCCTGATCGAAAGCTTCCTGTCCTTCCTGGGCCTCGGCGTGCAGGAGCCGCTGACCAGCCTCGGCATGCTGGTCTCCGAGGGCGCCAAGGCCATCCAGGACACCACCTGGCTGCTGATCGCGCCGTCCGCTGTGCTGGTCGCGCTGCTCGCCGCGCTCAATTTCGTCGGCGACGGCCTGCGCGACGCTCTCGATCCGCGGGACCGCTAG
- a CDS encoding ABC transporter permease, giving the protein MLSYALRRLLGAIPTVFLVVTISFFLIRVAPGGPFDLERPLDPKTLENLNRVFGLDRPLPEQYWRYLTGLLRGDFGPSFTWRDFTVAELFAGALPVSMGLGGAALLIAILVGTGLGIAAAMRQNRAADHAAMAVATAGLTIPNFVVAPLLQITFGLVLGLLPVGGWNGGAWRNGVLPVIVLALPQIAVVARLTRASLIEQLRSPSIRTLRAAGLPERRVLAHALRAASLPVVSYLGPAAAALLTGSVVVETIFGIPGVGRFFVEGALNRDYTLVMGTVVLIAIFVIAVNLLVDLLYAVIDPRVRY; this is encoded by the coding sequence ATGCTGAGCTACGCCCTGCGCCGGCTGCTCGGTGCCATCCCGACCGTGTTCCTGGTCGTCACCATCTCGTTCTTCCTGATCCGGGTTGCGCCCGGCGGTCCGTTCGACCTGGAACGGCCGCTCGACCCGAAGACGCTCGAGAACCTGAACCGGGTGTTCGGGCTCGACCGACCGCTTCCCGAACAGTATTGGCGCTATCTGACCGGGCTGCTGCGTGGCGATTTTGGCCCGAGCTTCACCTGGCGCGACTTCACCGTCGCCGAGCTTTTCGCCGGCGCCCTGCCGGTCTCGATGGGGCTCGGCGGCGCGGCCCTCCTGATCGCCATCCTGGTCGGCACCGGCCTCGGCATCGCCGCCGCGATGCGCCAGAACCGGGCCGCCGACCACGCCGCCATGGCGGTGGCGACGGCCGGCCTGACCATCCCCAATTTCGTCGTCGCGCCGCTTCTGCAGATCACCTTCGGCCTCGTTCTCGGCCTCCTGCCGGTCGGCGGCTGGAACGGTGGCGCCTGGCGAAACGGCGTGCTGCCGGTGATCGTGTTGGCGCTGCCGCAGATCGCCGTGGTGGCGCGGCTGACGCGGGCGAGCCTGATCGAGCAGTTGCGTTCGCCGTCGATCCGCACCCTGCGCGCCGCCGGCCTGCCGGAACGCCGGGTGCTCGCCCATGCGCTGCGCGCCGCGTCCCTGCCGGTGGTCTCCTATCTCGGCCCGGCGGCGGCGGCCCTGCTGACCGGCTCGGTCGTGGTCGAGACCATCTTCGGCATCCCGGGCGTCGGACGCTTCTTCGTCGAGGGTGCGCTCAACCGCGACTATACGCTGGTCATGGGCACGGTCGTCCTGATCGCGATCTTCGTCATCGCCGTCAACCTGCTGGTCGACCTCCTCTATGCCGTGATCGATCCGCGGGTGCGCTACTGA